In Drosophila busckii strain San Diego stock center, stock number 13000-0081.31 chromosome 3R, ASM1175060v1, whole genome shotgun sequence, the sequence GTGTGTTCCCCCATGCTGTGGGGAATAAATGCGCCGCATTTTGTACGCAACTTTTAGGGTCATTTTTAGCTGTTAGCTAATTACAATCCTGAAGCTCTTGCCAGCTATTCAGGCATGGCTAATATATTGCGACAGGAGCTGTGCAGCTGGgattggtggtggtggtggagtTAGTGGCTACTATGTAAATACCCTTGACTTTGCACCAGCTGCactgtattttgttttctgtttttcgGCACGACAGCATCACAGAGGTCTGTGTAAAGCGCATGTTGTCGCCATGGTTGTATCCGGAGCTCATCTATCGCTGGTCGCAACTTTTTGGACGACAACAGAAAGTTGTCAGTGTGCTGTTTGGCTTTGTGGAGCAGGTAAGTGGGCGTAAAACAGCCGCAGCAGTAGTTCACAGCTCAAGGCCTCTCATTGCTTGACAGTTGCTACAAcccaatgttgctgttgtgggcgTTGCgaataaacaacaagaacaagaacaacatcaacaacagcagcagcagcagccgcgcaGCAAGTCAAAATCTATATTCATTGAGCAGGTGCGTGAGCATGTGGAAATTGGACAGCAAATGAGCTGGCAGGATGTCAGAGACGAGGCCAATGTAATTATTGCAGCGGTGAGTGGAATTGGGAATTGAATGCTTAATTACTAAGCCATAAAtacttattgattttataatttgctgcagACCTTTGAAACCACTTCAACCGCCCTATACTTTACAATCTTGTGCCTGGCCATGCATCCGGAGTATCAAGAAAAACTGCATGCCGAGCTCAAGGCTGAGCTGCCCGCACAAGGTGATATAGCCATAGAGCAGCTGGAGCGTCTCAGTTACACAGAAATGGCCATTAATGAGGCAATGCGTCTATTTGCGCCCGTCCCCATGGTCTTGCGACGAGCTGGCCAGGacctgctgctgcgacgctcAGATGGCGAGTTTCTGATTCCGCGCGGCACACAAATCGGCATTGATATCTACAACATGCAGCGGGACGAGCGTGTCTGGGGCtacttggccagcagctaCAATCCGGATGCACACTTTGGACCCGAGGCGCCCAAGGCTCATGCGTTCGCCTTTGTGCCGTTCACAAAGGGACTGCGCATGTGCATTGGTTATCGCTATGCGCTGTTGCtaatgaagctgctgctagCCAAGATCTTTCGCAGTTACCGCATTAGCACAGATGCACGGCTAGAGGAGCTGCGTGTTAAGGGGAACATCTCGCTGAAGCTTGAGCAGTATCCGTTGTGTCGTGTGGAACGTAGAACGTAGTAATTGATTGCTAAGTTTTTGCTTCGTTACCTGAtggcaatttttcaattaaaagtgtAATTTTTAGCATCACTTTCTTCGacgttaattgaatttgtttaaacttgcACCATAACTCTCTCGTTCTTGCTGACGCAAATTGCTAGTCAAGAACAACGCTATTGCgcacacattgcgtatacgtaacgcaATTGATTAAATTGCATTGGACAGCATAAACTGGCCCAAAGTacactgctgccgctgctgctgctgcatttgttgttgctgaaaataattagaaatatgcgcaaatatgcaaaaagctgCCAGTGAGGGCAAAATTTCCATGTGCAAAATATGGCTTCATCAAATTGAATGCACAGTGTGAATTTCACTGAAAGTTTGAAGAATATAAGTAAGTAAGTGACTCAGTCATGCATAAGAAACGTTTTATAAACCTTTTTGGCGtaacgtatgcgcaattttctTACAGCTGTACGTTTATCTATGTCAGTTGCCTTTAGtttcatttcataattttcttattGACTTGTGTGGCTGCCATTCATCAAGCGAACGCTGGGAGTGGCAAGTGAATGCAGCTTCAGTGACTTttgttaaatgaataaattgccACTGTTGGTggagctgcaactgctgcgtttcctcaatggcagcagctcctCTGCCTTGCTCTGTTGTGTGCACTGTGCAACgaaatatgcataattcaaTGGCCCCTGACAGCCTGCCCTGCTCCCCTTGACTCGACTCGCACTCGACCAAGCACTTGGCTTGTCTGCTCTGAAGAAGAcccacaaaagtatgcaataaacGGTCTGAGGACTCGTTAACGCTTCAGAGCGCAGTTAATAGGAGTTTGGTGTGGGTGCGTGAAAGGCGTAACGCTAGGCGTAACTTGACGTAATCACAACATTAATCTAATACGCGTGCTTAGCGCCGCCGACGGGCATTCAACTTAATAATAGCTTTCAAGCCTGCCACgcataaagaaattaaatcattttcaaCAAATCACGTTTCGATTCAGCTAAGCAAACGCACCCAAGCAGCCACAGTCTCTTCGTATTAATGAGCGAATGTTTTCAATTAGTTATGCGTCCGCCATACTCTGACTTGGGCGTAATCAAGACAAACTTTggcttgtaattaaatatttagttagacTGGACAGCAGACGTATTAATTACTTACTTGGGAATAATCTTAGCATATGCATTATTTCCATATAAGCATGTCTCAATGCGTTACCCCGCCAGCACTAATTCAAGCGAACTGCCTGCATAATGTAATTAATCAACAATAGCATTTACAGCTGCGTTTGCTAACTGGGTCAGCTTAATCCTGGTCCACAGCTCAATTCGCTTCGGtgaaacacattttttttatagacttAGGGCCCACTGACTGTTGGCCAAGCATTGTTTGCATGcttaatgtaattttaatgagTGATTATTATACATTGAATTGTGCTGCTAATTGGCTGTCGGCTCTCAACATGTTCAAGCATGCTTGACTCGTAATTGCTGTAACTACAGTTGTTAGTCCTTgtaactatttttgttttcagcaaaaatgtatttaaatgcaatcGGAATGAAAATATAccttaaagcaaaataaaattgaatttaaccACTTAGAGCCCTGCAATACACACAGAGTTTGGCtgacaaaactaaaaaaatgtCTGCTGATTAGATTGTTGACtgttaaatagtttttttattttttaaatgcaagttATCATTTTCCACTTAtgaattgttaaatatataaattttaaattgagatTTAATGACAGAGCTTTAACTTAAATGTTGGCTTGTTTGTAGGTTCACTATAGTTATGACTTACTGTGCCTGCACATAGGCATTCGAGTGgtgttttaataaatgacCACTATTTATCAGGGATAAGTGCATAATTAACGTGATCGACTTGGCATAAATCgcttgaaaattaattgagcTTTCAAACAATTGTAATCAAAACTAAAAGGTCGATAAGACTTAATGCGGCTTAATGACATAATTGAAGACTCgacaaataaacatttattaagtTACACTGAAGCTGAATACAGTGCCTGCTGCCAAGCCAATTAGACGATGCGATAATTTAACACATTTTGTTGCCGCTTCGTGTGTGCGTGGTAATGTCAGTTAAATACTAGGCATTGAATTAACTGAGGACGgccaataaacaaatttcactTCAATTGCCATGCAAATTGTCTGACTAAACCGCATTAACTAATGGACACACAAAGACAAAGAGCAACAGTTAGCATTGCTTTAGTTAGTTGCAATCGTTTGgctaattaagtttattttcgTTTAACGACCAACACAAGCTTGCTTGGACGCCACAAAATCCTGCACATAAGAtccttctatatatatatatatatatatatatatatatatatatatatatatatctacgATGCgttcatgtgtgtgcgtgtgtggtaATGCTAATTGTTATGGCACTTTGATGTGCAAATGAAACTTGCTTGCCTGCTGGCAAGCCGATGTGGAAGTGGATGTGGGTGCGGGACATAAACTTAAAGTGCCTAACGATTTAcctcaaattgaatttgggGGCCATGTGTGTGCTCACTGCAGCAGAGACAGCTGCAAACACTTAACTCAATTTGGCTGCCAACTGAAAGTTTTCGGCtgaaagcaacaaacagcaaacacacaaacaacagcgAAAATTGGATAAAGAGCGCTGACAACAGAAGTTAGACATTGATGCCATGGCACAGATTCAACTATTTGTGCCAAACCTAGGCGTCAACGAAAATcagtgcaaaaatatttaacaaaattgcattagaaaagttcgccaaaaaaaaaaaaaaataaaaagaaaaactctgAGCGCCAATAAAACTTTCACCTGTGTTTGCGCCACAAGATTGTTGAAAACTAAGCAAGTGGCTCGCACACAAGCCAACTGGCTAAATATGCTTTAAGGGGTTTTGTCTGTCTAGCTGAATGctctaaaaatataacaaagttTAACCAAAGACACAcagggaaagagagagagagagagagagagtgaatattgatttatgaataaaacgtctgaatttataaatttcaattgcaagttAAGCCTTTGTGTTTTAATATGCCCGGGGACTTGGCTGTGACACTAacaacttttgtattttgttagcTGGCAAATTATTTTGTGCAATCAGAGTTGGCTGAAGTGGCGCAGGAGTGAAAAAACTTTAAGCTCCAGTGCCAAACAATAAAGGGCAGAGGCAACACGACTGTCGAACTGCATACTGTCGAAGTGGCGGAAAGTTTCAGCAACTACAAAAACAATGGATTGACAGACTGGACAGAGACAGACTGACTGCAAGAGAGTCATCCCGACGCTCCGC encodes:
- the LOC108602122 gene encoding probable cytochrome P450 313b1, with the translated sequence MLACIILISWLLLIWLYFLWSRRRYYWAAWQLRGPIGLPFIGMGLQMMKPETFLQYMAGLSYKYKAPFISWMGTDCFLYVNDPQSVEQVFNSTHCTNKSDFYRFISSAIGDGLFTSSSPRWQKHRRLINPAFGRQILCNFLPIFNTEAEVLLNKLEVEGVQQCKGVEIYLILKKIVLEAACQTTMGKKMNFQHDGSMAIFEAYSGITEVCVKRMLSPWLYPELIYRWSQLFGRQQKVVSVLFGFVEQLLQPNVAVVGVANKQQEQEQHQQQQQQQPRSKSKSIFIEQVREHVEIGQQMSWQDVRDEANVIIAATFETTSTALYFTILCLAMHPEYQEKLHAELKAELPAQGDIAIEQLERLSYTEMAINEAMRLFAPVPMVLRRAGQDLLLRRSDGEFLIPRGTQIGIDIYNMQRDERVWGYLASSYNPDAHFGPEAPKAHAFAFVPFTKGLRMCIGYRYALLLMKLLLAKIFRSYRISTDARLEELRVKGNISLKLEQYPLCRVERRT